CTGGCAGTGCTTGCCTAACACTCATGATGCTCTTGGGTTTGGTCCCTTACCTCCTCGTAAAATGGGCCTGCTGGTGTGGTGAGACCGGAAGCTGAGGCCATCCTCAGCTGTACAGTGGGgctgaggccaacctaggctcATAAACCCACATCTAAGTAAACAAACTCCTGGGGAATCCCGGGGTACATGTTTGGGTGTATCTGTGAGGGTGTTACCTGAAGGGACAGGACATGCCCTGAATGTTGGTGGCACCATCCCAAgggctggagttccagacagagaaaggaggaggccAGCTTAGGACCAGCATTCATCTTTCTCTGCCATcaccaggcattttgtcacagtgccGAGACGAATAGCTAGCACACAGTCTGTCCTCATTTCATTACGCCACCCACAGATGGTGGGTTTAGTCACAGCTGCAACAGTAGCTGGCCTGTGAGCAACTGTAGGGTTCCCCAGCCGTGTTTCCCAtaggagatgctgagaacttccGGGTAGCGCGGAACCATAAGAGGCTGTCATAGAAAGGCCACTCCAAAAGGACAGCAGGAATCTTTTATAACAAGTAGCTGTCAAGCCTGCCCTTCGCTCTGGAGACAGGCCATCTCCATCCCCTGAGgctgtgtgtcacacacacatccTTCAACAGATACTATGAGACAAAGGTAGACTGTGACTGTCCTCACCAGACCTCTCGAAACATGAGAATTCCTCTGGGGACCAGTCGGCCTCCAAATCAGCTAGGGATCTTTATGCTGCAAATCCTGACCCAGCTGCTTCAGCTGGGGGCAGCACCAAGACACTGTCTGCTTCTAAGTTGTGCCCAGGACCTGAGAGTTGACTCAgccattaagaacactggctgctcttctggaggccccaggttctattcccagcgcccatgtggtggggcacacccatctgtaactccagtgctagggGCTCTGaggctctcttctgacctccacaagcaccacGCCTctctgtggtgcacagacacaggcattCGGAGGCTGAAGTATCAGTTTGAATTGTGTCTGAGTGGGGATGGTGTAGTGAGTTAGGATCCCTTTCTGGGGGCAATCGGAAGGGAACAAGGCAATGTGTTCAAAGCCTGAATGTGCCCATGGACAAGTGCATAGGGAGGCAAGGAGACACCTGAAAACTTCTAGCACCTTAGGGGCCTTCTGTTGCTGATTAACGGGTCTTCCCAGACAACTGTCCCCACCTCCGGGTAGTCACAGTCCCAGGAAAGACCCCTTCTTTCCAATACCGTCAGTTCCAGGGACAAGGTTGCCAAGGACTAGTGGGTGCCAGGCCATCTTAGTCCCTCTCCTGTTGTACTCCGGAAGTGTGAGCATTGTGGGTCCCCCCTGCTTAGATTCCCTGGATCTCTGGGACAAGCACACCTGGGCTGGACGTCCCAGCACCTCCTCTTCCACCCTGGGTAAGTCCTTTTCCCTCTCTGCCAGCTTCCTTGTGTATAAATGGAAGTCACAACACCCTCCTCCCTCAGAGATAACTATGCAGAGAAAATGAGATCATGTTTGTTGAATGACTAACACTATGCTGGGCAGTGGAGGTGCCTGATACACCTTACAGTTGCTATCAGGATTCTGGCAATTACCTGAAGTGAACCCCATCTGTAGCAGTCGTTTGACTGAGGTTTCCTCAAAAGGCTTTGAGTCCTTTTTGCCAATCTCTTAGGAGCAGTGTGGGTGTCGCCTCATGTCTCCAACGTGCAGTTGTAGAACGGATATAATTCCCATTGCTCAGGGAGCAAACATGCAAGAATTTAGAAACAATAAAGTTGCTATAAAGTGTCGCAATCTTGAGTAAGGTGGGACCTagaaggaatacacacacaccagggtgGCAGCTCGGGAATGCACAGAGAGAGCAAAAAATGGTCAGGCTTTTCCTCCTTCCCGGTTTTATTGCCCTGTAATTAGCGAAAACAGGGAAGCTGGAGGGGTCCATTCATTCTTATCTTAAACCACCCAGAAGCCACACAGCACCACGGTGGAATTGTGAAAGCCCTTTTAGGGCTGACTTGCTCTGCAGGTAAAGGGCCTTAGAGTCAAAGCAAGAAGACCTGAGTCTGAACCCCCCCCCAccatggagaaaagagagaaccCACTCCAAAAAGTTGGCTCCTCACAGGAATTCAGAAGGGCTCATGTACATCCCCCAACAcaagtatatattaaaaaataaaattaaataaaagcttTCTGGGCTTGTGTGTCTGTGATACCCAGATAaaatgtcactttttaaaaaaaatatttatttatttattatgtatacaatattctgtctgtgtgtatgcctgcaggccagaagagggcaccagatcccattacagatggttgtgagccaccatgtggttcctgggaattgaattcaggacctttggaagagcagataatgctcttacctctgagccatctctccagcccaaaatgtcacttttttaagcaagatttttttttcttttgtgacaggatctcactgtgttgcctctgactgtcctgggattcaatttgtagaccaggttggccttgaactcacagagatccgcttgcctctgcctccctagttctgggagcCAAGGTGTGCAAAACCACCCCtggctactgtgtgtgtgtgtgtgtgtgtgtgtgtgtgtgtgtgtgtgtgtgtgtgcacgctgcAACCTTAGTGGgctggtgatggttcacacctttaatcccagtactccggaggcagaggcaggcagatctctgagttcaaggtcaggttaGTCTGCTAGTCTACAGAACaaccagggacacacagagaaaacttgtcttgaaaaaccaaaaacaaacaacaaaagcatacTTATTAAGCCTAGCTGTAGACCCAGGCCTGTAGTTCCAGCTACTTGGAAAACTGAGGTGGGAAGGTCACCTGAGTCCAAGAGTTTGAGACTGGTGGTCTCCCTTGCCCTGTTCTTCCCTTGCCTCCCTTTGCATTCAGACTGGTGGTCTCTCTTGCTCTGTCTTCCTTTGCCTCCCTTTGCATTCAGACTGGTGGTCTCCCTTGCCCTgttcttcctttgcctcccttTGCATTCAGACTGGTGGTCTCCCTTGTCCTGTTCTTCCCTTTGCCTCCCTTTGCATTCAGACTGGTGGTCTCCCTTGCCCTgttcttcctttgcctcccttTGCATTCAGACTGGTGGTCTCCCTTGCCCTgttcttcctttgcctcccttTGCATTCAGACTGGTGGTCTCTCTTGCCCTGTCTTCCTTTGCCTCCCTTTGCATTCAGACTGGTGGTCTCCCTTGCCCTgttcttcctttgcctcccttTGCATTCAGACTGGTGGTCTCCCTTGCCCTGTTCTTCCCTTTGCCTCCCTTTGCATTCAGACTGGTGGTCTCCCTTGCCCTgttcttcctttgcctcccttTGCATTCAGACTGGTGGTCTCCCTTGCCCTGCTCTTCCCTTGCCTCCCTTTGCATTCAGTCCTTGTTTCAGGGCAAGTTTCTGGGGAATGCCAACTAAGACAATATGTAGCCTTCACTCACAGGTATCTGGAGAGAATGTGTGGGTTaagcaacacagaaaaaataacaaaaacatataaatgtgtatatctatatatgtgtatgtgtgtgtagaaatggcgtctcatataacccaggctggactccaaTTCATTaaatagctgaggatgaccttgaactccagacccTCTTACTGCTACTTCCCAAGTGGTGGAATTCCTGCTAGCAAGACATTTTGTAATGTTCCAGAATTTTGCTTAAAGTTCAGCctggtgacacagacctgtaatcccggCTACTAGGGAGGTTGGAGCTGGAAGAGCTGCAAGTTCAAAGCCCACTTGGGCTAccaagtgagttcaaggttagtctgggCATCTTaaagagactctgactcaaaataaaagataccaatgggctggagagatggctccgtggttgaAAGTGTGCTGCCTTTGCagagacctgggttctgttcccacatcaggtggctcacagtgtaactccagctccagaggatctgatgtcctcttctggccttcataggcacccatgcccacacacagagacaccaatatacatataagtaaaaagatgggactggagagactgctcttccaaagaatctgggttcagttcccagcgcctaCGGTTGCTCAGCAACTGTCTGTTAAATCCAGAAGAGGATtttacaccctcttctggcctctgaggaggacaccaggcacacatgtgaagcacagacagacacataggcaaagcattcatacgcataaaataattcttaaataaaaagtaaaaagagggctaCTACGGGCAGAGCTTGGCAGTggggtgcttgcctggcatgctcagTTTCAATCCCAGTACTGAAAAACTTGAAAAGTAAAACtatctttataaaattaaagagagagagagagagagagagagagagagagagagagagagagagactctctaTATATTCCTGGCTGTTCTAgggcttgctttgtagaccaggctgacctcaaactcacaaagatctttgtgcctctgactcccaagtgctgggattgaaggtgtgcgccaccacagctggGGATATGAGCTCAATGGCAGTGTATACACGCATCAGACCCTAGCTTCAATCCtcagtaacacacagacagagcacacacacacacacacacacacacacacacacacacacacacacacacgtctattGAAAGAAACAACCTTGCTTTGGGGATCTCACATAATTATTTCCCAGGGAtgacattttagatttttttgttaattttaaaaactaatattgtatacgtatgggtgttttgcctgcatataaaTCTGCGCACCACAAGCTGATACCTGAGGAAGTCAGAAGTTGTCGTTGAATCCCCCGGAACTGGGggtacacacagttgtgagcgatcatgtgggtgctgggaatcaagcccaggtcctctgtaagaacaaatgctcttaaccactgagccatctctccagcccctgctttacTCTTAAGATTTATctgcttattattttatgtgtgtgtatgctttgcctgtatgtatgtgtaccatgtacatacCTGGtatctgtggagaccagaaaagggcattagatcccctgaaactagagttacaaagagttgaatctgggtcctctggaagacctaGGCCCCCAGCACCCAAATTTTAAACAACACATAAGAGCAAGTAGTGTAtttagttaaaagaaaaagacctCCAGCTGAGTATGGAGCTGCACACGAGTaatccagcccttgggaggcaggagaatcaggagtttaaTGCCAAACTGGGCTGCATTGCCCTGTGGATGCGCACTCTGTAGGACTTTTATTCAGGATCAGCTTACGATTCAGGATATATGCAGCTacacatactcttttttttttctgaacaactTACAAACGTCAAAGCGTTGAGAAATTAAATTACAGAGATGACGGCTTacttaagaaaaaggaaattccGATAGGCACAGCACTGTGCTCACAAAAGGAATGCTtacctttaaaattaaatttttaccattttaaccctgtgtgtgtgtgtgtgtgtgtgtgtgtgtgtgtgtgtgtgtgtgtgtacctgcttATGAAGGAGGCCAGAAGCATCAAATTCCCCTGCTGCTGAGGGTTGTGAgtagcctgatgtgggtgctgggaatagaactcaggttctctggaaaagcagtacacatcctaaccgctgagccatctcttcagtcccaggggTACCTTTCGAATAGGGATGGTGACTCCTTGGTACCTGGGCACCAACCCCACACTACAAGCATAGGCTTACTTTGGGTTCTggtctcatttctttttattatgattctttttaaacatataaaCGTGTGGCAAGGAGGAGCTTGGCAGCGGGGTGGACCGATGTCACTCTGCTGCAGTGGTGGCTAATTCGGAGTGCACGAGCTTTGTGGCCTCAAAGTAGCTATGCGCGTGGTCACCCTTGGAGCTGGGCTGTTTGCTGCTCGGACCGCAGTCTTTGTCTGAGAGGTAGGGCAGGTTCTCCACGCTCTCCTCCGTGCTGGGATCCGAGTGGAAGCCCTTGAGGGCCACGAGCCGGTACCGCTTCCTCCGGTTCATCTTGTAGATGCGGATCCTTTCCTTTTCTGCCTCGGGGTCGGTCAGGACCCCATCCCAACGCAGACTCTCATTGATCTGGTTCGAAAGGCTCTCTTCTATTTCGGTAAAGTAGGGGTGACTCATGCTGCACGAATAGGGAAGGCCGTGCCGACTTTCCTCTTTATCTCTGGGCTCTGCTCTTGAGCCATGGTCTTTGTGGGGATTTAAGATGTCATGGAAAGATGAAGAAAGCGGCTGACTCTTCCGGCCTCGACTGTGATGTTTATCTGCTGAGGAGGTGAGGAGACAAATGTTTGTGCCTGCTAGAATGCCCTTGTGCCCGCTAGAATGCCTAATGAACCAGTGATGTAAGGAACGGGGCCTGCCCTTAGCCAGGGTTCAgatggcaggaacctggggcaTCGCCACTGCCTGGATGCTTTCATCAAGGTATTTTAGTGCCAGAggcacctttttctttttgtgggtgCACTCACGCCTTGTACATGCTAAACATAAGCTCTGCCATGACCTACACCCCAACCAGGGAACCAAGAGACTCTAAAGAGACCCTAACGTTTCACTAACTGTTAGTGTCAAGCGACAAAAGGAGAAGCCAGATCTGAAGGTCCTGTTCTTACTGCATCTGCTATCCCTCAACTTAACCTCATACCTGCACACCAAATACTCTTCCCATGTCTGTGACTCTACACCCGTCCAGACACTGTAGTAAGGGGGGGAATGGAAGGGACATGGGGGAAATTACAAATATTGTAATCAGTAGTGTACAGAACCAGGAAATgctctttattttccttaaagtgttttaaaagatttatttactttttgtataTAAGTGCTTTGCTTGAATgttgtttgtgcaccatgtgcatccTGGTGCccagagaagtcagaagagggcatcagatcccttggaactggagttacaaatggttgtgaaccaccatgtgggtgctgggaattgaacctgggtctctgaaggaacaagtattcttaaccatggagccatctctccagcccctctttttttcttgtccttttttcccccctcttcttttttccccctggtttttcaagataggatttctctgtgtaacagttctggctatccttggaactcgctctgcagaccaggttgaccaccttgaactcacagagatctgcctgtctctgcctcctgagtgctggggttaaaggtcagaggcaccactgcctggatttttttttctctctttttttgagatggaTTCTCACATAtctccaggctggcttcaagctcccTAAATAGCCTAGGATGAGCTTGAACTTCTGCCTGCATCTCCCAATGATAGAACTGCAAGCATAAACCAGCACCCCTGGTTTCTGATGTGATGGACTCCAGGGCTCTGTGGGTGCTAGGCAAACcttctatcaactgagctacaaaAAGAGCccaggggccgggcggtggtggcacacgcctttaatctcagcactcgggaggcagaggcaggcggatctctgtgagttcgagaccagcctggtctacagagctagttccaggacaggctccaaaaccacagagaaaccctgtctcgaaaaaccaaaaaaaaaaaaaaaaaaaaaaaaaagagcccagggACACTTATGTGCCTTTGCAcgttcctttcttcccttccctccccttccctctcctttcttctccctccccctccctttttctctgttCACATCTCTAGCACTGCAGAATTGCTTGTAAATGCTATAAATGCTGATTTTTCATCAGCTCCTCTTTCGGTTTATATCTCCTCAAGAAAGGCAAGTTGTGGGAGGATtaaggtaataataataataataatacagttcAGTCTTGACATTTCCTCACCCTCCTATTCTCTGAAAACTATCTGCTGTCCCCTGCTAACAGTTTGGTTCCCACAGTCAAAAGTTGCGccaaaaagacaaagagaactACTCCGTGTTTTGCTGGTACACCGAGAATCCATTGCCTTTTCCTCCCTTTAGCTCCATTCTGCCTGCAGAAGTCATGATAACCCCCATTGCTCCTTCCCCAAACCACAGCACTGTGGGAAGCCTGTAGCCCCTTCCACTACCCACACTGCATGTGCAGCCAATGCCCAACACCTGAGCCCATGGCTAGCCATGCCAGAGGTCAGGGCCACTTTCCTGCTGGCCAAAGCCACACAGGTGACACCAGAGTCACATCACTGCCGGGTGGAGTCATCCTGTTTCACCGCCGCATTCTTCATTAGAGTGGGCACTTGGTGTCTTTGCTAGAATATCTGGGGGTTCTATGATTGAACTTAGGGAGAGGCAGGGACTCTGGGTTCCTGGAAGGTGCTGGTGTATGTGTTCACAGGTGAAGGTCTTGGTAAGCAAGACTAGAGTTACCTGTTGTGGGTGTGATGTTTGTGCATGTCTATGAATGTAAGTGCCTAGCACACCTGTGTGGGTATAATGTTTTGGAGGAGGGTATCTGCTAAGTATTTTTGGATATTCCCAGTTGTGGTTTTTTCCACCTATGCAATAAACCAAATCCATCCGAATTAATAAAACCAGACTTAATCTGAGCAAAGCAATTCCTGGCTGACTCTCGGGGtagaaagcaggagagaaatcaCGTGGCTGGTCTATGGGCAGGGTCTTAACTACCCTGTAGGTGTGATCTTGAGCATCTCAGGGGAAGGAGCCACAGCTTGGTGGGGTTACTCCAGGGCGGGActggcaagagagagagaggtgggaccGAGGTGGGGCTTCCACCTAAACAGTATCTATGCCTGTGAGCGTCTTAGAGTGCCTGCATGGGTATGATATATGGGTATATCTATGTGTGTCTAGGGTACCTGTGTGGGTATGATATACAGGTATATCTATGCATGTGAGCGTCTAGAGTACCTGCATGGGTATGATATATgggtatatctatgtgtgtgtctagagTACCTGCATGGGTATGATATACgggtatatctatgtgtgtgtctagagTACCTGTATGAGTATGATATATGGATATCTATGCGTGAGTGTCTAGAGTACCTGCATGGGTATGatatatgggtatgtgtgtgtctagagtACCTGCATGGGTATGATATATgggtatatctatgtgtgtgtctagagTACCTGCATGGGTATGATATATgggtgtatctatgtatgtgtctagAGTACCTGCATGGGTATGatatatgggtatgtgtgtgtctagagtACCTGCATGGGTATGATATATgggtatatctatgtgtgtgtctagagTACCTGCATGGGTATGATATATGggtatatctatgtatgtgtctagAGTACCTGCATGGGTATGATATACgggtatatctatgtgtgtgtctagggTACCTGTATGGGTATGATATATGGATatctatgcgtgtgtgtgtctagagTACCTGCATGGGTATGATATACgggtatatctatgtgtgtgtctagagTACCTGTATGGGTATGATATATGGATatctatgcgtgtgtgtgtctagagTACCTGCATGGGTATGATATACgggtatatctatgtgtgtgtctagggTACCTGTATGGGTATGATATATGGGTATATCTATGCGTGTGAGTGTCTAGAATACCTGCATGGGTATGATATATgggtatatctatgtgtgtgtctagggTACCTGTGTGGGTATGATATATGGGTATATCTATGCGTGTGAGTGTCTAGAGTACCTGCATGGGTATGATATATGGGTGTATCTATGCATGAAAGTGTCTAGTATCTAGTTGTGCAATTTGTGTTGGCATCTATGCATCTACGTAAGTACCTAACCAAATCCACATGTGTGCAGcctacatgtgtatgcatgaaggTGCCACCATACTTTAGATTAGTTGGATAGTGTCATATTGCTATAAGAAGGCATTGTAAAGAGTGTTAGTGATgttaggtggtggtggcggcagatgccgcctttaatcccagaatttggtaggcagatctctgagctcaagcccagcttggtctacagagcaagttccaggacagtcacggctccaaagagaaacactgtcttggaaatccaaaaccaaaacaacaaaaagtgtgGGTGGTGATGGCAGGATGAGAAGGGTCCGCCATGAGTTTCCGCAGTATACAGCTGTCCCTTGGTGGAGTCCATTCACGGAAGATTCTGTCTACGTTTATTTACACGGGGCTGATTCCTACTAGAGGGGAGAGAGCCTGAAGTCTATCTGTTCCTCTGTGGGAGTATCAACTAGTATCTTTCCTTCTGGGCTAGTCTCTTTGAGAAGTCTGGAAGGGTGTGTTTGCCTGAGGAGCTAGGAAGTTGAAAGGAGGTGGGTATACATAAATTAGGTGTAAGGCTCTTGGGGTCGGTATCAGTGGGGGTATCTGTGTGGGGTGGAAGATCCTTAGATATTGAGGGTTCTTGGAGGAGGGGGTCTTTGGATATATTGGGACTAAAATTGGTAGAGACTTCCTTGGTAATTAAGGGGTCTCTGTGGCGGCGGGCATAGTCTTATGGGTAGGGCTGGGTATCTCTGGGCTGCCCCAAAGTGTCCTGTGTCACTGTCGGGGTGTGGTGTCTGTTTCTGGCCTGAGGTGACTTCCAGGTAGAAGGGGCATCTGTGTGAGGAATCTCAGGTCCAAGAGCCGAAGCAGCCTCGCTAGCTGCTCCTCTTACCGTCGCCCTTGCCCGAACCtttggtctttttcttcttctttttcttcttcacctTCCGTTTGGCCAGATCGGAGGTGGTGCCCACGATGGGGGGCAGCTTGGAACTCGGGGAGCCCTCAGCGCCTCCTTCCTGCGCCTCCTCCTCGTCGTCGTCCTCTCCCTCCTCGCCATACTCCGCCGCTCCGGTCCCACCGCGGCCGGCCATCCGCCCGCGGGACCGCGACCTGCGCCGGGAACAGCCGAGGACCCGCGCCAGGCGGGCTCCAGGCGCTCACTGCTCGCCTGGCCACGCGTCTCCATGGCGACCGCTCCTCGTTGCAAGCTCAACCACTTAGTCGCCGCCAGGGGCCGCCTGCGCCTCTCGCCGTACGCATGCGTGTTTCTATTTGTTTGAGACCTGGTAAATCAAGGTGACCAGTGCGAAGCAGGATAGAGATTGTTCATGCTTGGGCTGACAGTGATATATCTTAGTCACTTCTGTGCCATTTTAAATTATAGcccttttattctctttttctattttcttattttatttatcaaaagaGAAATTTTATCTGTTTTGGACACGGTCTCATAAAGTTCGAGCTGGCTGACCTGGACTTAATTCCTCATTCTCTTGTACCtgctcccaaggactgggattacaggcatgaactatTGCTAtctgcacccccccacacacacatacacactttaatAAATTGTCCAGGGTGGTCTGAAACTCTCACTGTATCccagcaggcctggaactcacggtTTTCCTGCGTTAGCCTCCCAGtatctaggattacaggtatgagacACCAGTCCTGGAACctcataaaaatagttttctgggccgggcgatggtggcgcacgcatttaatcccagcactcgggaggcagaggcaggcggatctctgtgagttcgagaccagcctggtctacagagctagttccaggacaggctccaaagccacagagaaaccctgtctcaaaaaaccaaaaaaaaaaaatagttttctgttgggcagtggtggcattaaaatcccagcactcgggaggcagaggcaggtggatctctgcgagttccaggacatccaggactgttacacagagaaaccctgttttgaaaaacaaaacaaaatttgttttctttaaaaaaagaatttattaattaatgtttattttgtgtatgtttcaCCTGAGTGCATGTGTACCTCTTGTTGAGGTTGTATGCATGTGCTTTTATGtttgttgtatgcatgtgtttttatgttgtatgcatgtgttttatgttgtatgcatgtgttttatgttgtatgcatgtgtttttatgttgtatgcatgtgtttttatgtttgttgtatgcatgtgttttgtgttgtatgcatgtgtttttatgttgtatgcatgtgtttttatgttgtatgcatgtgtttttatgttgtatgcatgtgtttttatgttgtatgcatgtgttttatgttgtatgcatgtgtttttatgtttgttgtatgcatgtgtttttatgtttgttgtatgcatgtgtttttatgttgtatgcatgtgtttttatgtttgttgtatgcatgtgtttttatgttgtatgcatgtgttttatgttgtatgcatgtgtttttatgttgtatgcatgtgttttatgttgtatgcatgtgttttatgttgtatgcatgtgttttatgttgtatgcatgtgtttttatgttgtatgcatgtgtttttatgtttgttgtatgcatgtgtttttatgttgtatgcatgtgtttttatgttgtatgcatgtgtttttatgttgtatgcatgtgtttttatgttgtatgcatgtgtttttatgttgtatgcatgtgttttatgttgtatgcatgtgtttttatgttgtatgcatgtgtttttatgttgtatgcatgtgtttttatgttgta
The Microtus pennsylvanicus isolate mMicPen1 chromosome 11, mMicPen1.hap1, whole genome shotgun sequence genome window above contains:
- the Liat1 gene encoding protein LIAT1 isoform X2, which gives rise to MAGRGGTGAAEYGEEGEDDDEEEAQEGGAEGSPSSKLPPIVGTTSDLAKRKVKKKKKKKKTKGSGKGDDKHHSRGRKSQPLSSSFHDILNPHKDHGSRAEPRDKEESRHGLPYSCSMSHPYFTEIEESLSNQINESLRWDGVLTDPEAEKERIRIYKMNRRKRYRLVALKGFHSDPSTEESVENLPYLSDKDCGPSSKQPSSKGDHAHSYFEATKLVHSELATTAAE
- the Liat1 gene encoding protein LIAT1 isoform X1, with protein sequence MAGRGGTGAAEYGEEGEDDDEEEAQEGGAEGSPSSKLPPIVGTTSDLAKRKVKKKKKKKKTKGSGKGDADKHHSRGRKSQPLSSSFHDILNPHKDHGSRAEPRDKEESRHGLPYSCSMSHPYFTEIEESLSNQINESLRWDGVLTDPEAEKERIRIYKMNRRKRYRLVALKGFHSDPSTEESVENLPYLSDKDCGPSSKQPSSKGDHAHSYFEATKLVHSELATTAAE